A stretch of Sulfurimonas xiamenensis DNA encodes these proteins:
- the hemW gene encoding radical SAM family heme chaperone HemW gives MLLYIHIPFCDSKCYYCAFNSYVDKFHLKEHYMEALCTQLQFELKRFNITSKEIESIFIGGGTPSTVAPALYKKIFDALKPYLKDNIEITSEANPNSATAEWLEGMFKLGVNRISFGVQSFDKDKLKLLNRSHGAVQAVEAVLNAKKIGFKNISIDLIYATLNDTKKLLENDLSTAFSLPINHLSAYALTIEEGTLFESKPYMSKEKLGLTSWFFKKITDFGFNQYEISNFGSYQSTHNLGYWEYKDYIGLGSGAVGKLGLKRYYPTTCIEDYIKNPLDIRSELLTLEDKKIEQIFLGLRSCVGVCKDLLNKEELKKAKLLVDEKKLLFKNDTFYNIDYLLADEITLFIS, from the coding sequence GTGCTACTTTATATACATATTCCATTTTGTGATTCTAAATGTTACTATTGCGCTTTTAACTCCTATGTAGACAAGTTTCATCTAAAAGAGCACTACATGGAAGCTCTTTGTACCCAGCTTCAATTTGAATTAAAAAGATTTAACATCACATCCAAAGAGATAGAATCAATTTTTATCGGCGGCGGAACACCCTCTACGGTTGCACCGGCACTGTACAAAAAAATATTTGACGCTCTAAAACCCTACTTAAAAGATAATATTGAGATAACAAGCGAAGCCAATCCAAACAGTGCAACTGCAGAGTGGCTTGAGGGGATGTTTAAACTTGGGGTTAATCGTATAAGTTTTGGGGTACAAAGTTTTGATAAAGATAAACTCAAACTTCTAAATCGTTCACATGGCGCTGTGCAGGCAGTAGAAGCTGTTTTAAATGCCAAAAAGATTGGTTTTAAAAATATCTCAATTGATCTTATTTATGCTACACTCAATGACACAAAAAAGCTTTTAGAAAATGATTTGAGTACCGCTTTTTCTCTGCCGATAAACCATTTAAGTGCTTACGCTTTAACGATTGAAGAGGGTACTTTATTTGAATCAAAACCTTATATGTCAAAAGAGAAACTAGGATTAACATCTTGGTTTTTCAAAAAAATAACTGATTTTGGCTTTAATCAATACGAAATCAGTAACTTTGGCTCTTACCAAAGCACTCACAATCTTGGATACTGGGAGTATAAAGATTATATAGGCCTCGGAAGCGGAGCTGTTGGCAAACTTGGCTTAAAAAGATACTATCCAACCACATGCATTGAAGATTATATAAAAAATCCGCTCGATATTAGAAGCGAATTATTAACACTCGAAGATAAAAAAATTGAACAGATTTTTTTAGGATTGCGTTCGTGTGTAGGAGTTTGTAAAGATCTGCTCAATAAAGAAGAGTTAAAAAAAGCAAAACTTCTAGTTGATGAAAAAAAACTGCTCTTTAAGAATGATACTTTTTATAACATCGACTATCTTTTAGCAGATGAGATTACACTCTTTATATCCTAG